One Miscanthus floridulus cultivar M001 chromosome 11, ASM1932011v1, whole genome shotgun sequence DNA window includes the following coding sequences:
- the LOC136494125 gene encoding phosphoglycerate mutase-like protein 1 has translation MSSRVLCSTTVPGPAAAGAPPSSSSVRVQVGLPPGRGAKSRLAPPLRCASSGMELGASTALYPLHRCKTIYLVRHAQGIHNVAGEKDLSAYMSHDLFDAQLTALGWNQVDGLREHVKKSGLAEKIELVISSPLLRTMQTAVGVFGGEKYTDGVNSPPLMVENARHSGRPAVSSLNCPPFIAVEACREHLGVHPCDQRRSITEYRTLFPAIDFSLIENDEDVLWEPDVRETNEAVALRGMKFLDWLWTREEKEIAIVSHSGFLFHTLSMYSKECHPTIRDEVSKHFANCELRSMVLVDRSMLGSYSPRFNYPGKIPAGLHLPSDIADKKHLEEAEKN, from the exons ATGAGCAGCCGTGTCCTCTGCTCCACCACCGTCCCAggcccagcagcagcaggagctcCCCCGTCTTCCTCCTCTGTCAGGGTCCAGGTCGGGCTTCCTCCCGGCCGCGGCGCAAAATCCCGTCTCGCTCCTCCGCTTCGCTGCGCATCCTCAG GAATGGAACTCGGCGCCAGCACTGCCCTGTACCCTCTGCACCGCTGCAAAACCATTTACCTG GTCAGGCATGCCCAGGGCATTCACAATGTTGCAGGCGAGAAGGACTTGAGCGCGTACATGTCGCATGACCTGTTCGATGCTCAGCTCACTGCTTTGGGTTGGAACCAA GTCGATGGTCTGCGGGAGCATGTGAAGAAAAGTGGGCTTGCAGAGAAGATTGAATTGGTTATTTCTTCCCCTTTACTGAG GACTATGCAAACTGCAGTTGGGGTCTTTGGTGGTGAAAAGTATACTGATGGTGTAAATTCACCTCCACTAATGGTTGAAAATGCCAGACATAGTGGACGTCCGGCAGTTTCAAGTTTGAACTGCCCCCCATTTATTGCAGTTGAAGCCTGCAGAGAGCACTTG GGTGTCCATCCCTGTGACCAGAGGAGGAGTATAACGGAATACCGGACTCTTTTTCCTGCCATTGATTTTTCGTTG ATAGAGAATGATGAAGATGTTCTTTGGGAACCAGATGTGAGAGAAACAAATGAGGCTGTCGCATTGAGGGGTATGAAGTTCTTGGACTG GTTGTGGACAAGAGAAGAGAAAGAGATAGCTATTGTCAGTCACAGTGGTTTCTTGTTTCACACCTTAAGCATGTACAGCAAGGAGTGCCATCCAACCATAAGAGACGAAGTGAGCAAGCA CTTTGCAAACTGCGAGCTACGGTCGATGGTGTTGGTTGACAGAAG CATGCTCGGGTCATATTCCCCAAGATTCAACTACCCTGGCAAGATTCCAGCCGGACTACATCTGCCTAGTGATATTGCAGATAAGAAGCACCTTGAGGAAGCTGAGAAGAACTGA